The window ACTTTGTGCGCAAAGCATTGCTGGAAAAATTCTCGCACCGTCATGTCCAACTGATCTCTCGCTATAACCTGACGAGCCATGGCAATCGTAAGCCCTGGTGCACGATGCACCGAACCAGATTCCGGAACCAGCGCGCCCGCGTGTCCTGATGGTGTCATGAGATGAAACAACGTGCTTTTACCAGCACCATTTTGCCCCATGATGGTTATTTTGGCACCGCGACGAATGGAAAAATCTACCTCGGAAAGGATTGGTTTCTTGTGCCCATATTCAAAGGACACTTTCTCAAAACGAATAATAGATTCCCCGTGTGCCATGGCCTAAAAAGAGAGGAGAGTATGCCATATTTTTTCACCGCAGTAAAGCGCTTTGGTGTTATCCACAGGAATATTCTTGACGCTCCAAAATAAGAGGCGCAATATTTACATAGGGTCTGGGAGTACGGAAGTTGTACCGCAAGGGATAGCTGGGCGGCCGTACTGCAAGGGAACGTCGTGGAGTAAGTAAGATTACTCGCGTGCTCTTAGGCCCTACAAAAAACACCACATTGCGTGGTGCTTTTTGTTTCTCTGAAACCGAGATATCTGAGCTGTTCAGTGTTTTAGAAAACCAATACCTACTTCTATTCTCCAAATTCTTTAAGAATCCGCTCCCCAGCACCCGGGCCCAATTCATGGATAAGATCGACAAGTTCTTGATGTGAAAAATGCGAGAGGTCGCGCATGAGCTGGCGCACCGTCTCTTCAGAAGCCCCTGCAGCTTGTCGTTCGCGGAGCCACACTATTGCCAACGTTGCGAAAGAAAGAGTACTCGCAAGAGAGCGCACTCGTTCTAACAGAGCTTCGTCCCATGCGTCACCCGAAGAAAGCACTCCTTTTGTATGAGAGATCGGAATATCCATATAAAAATAGGGGGCAGTTTTTTGAGATGCCCAGCTCTCCTCCGACTACTTGTTGCGAAGGTCCACCGTCTGCGGCAGGTCCGTGCGGATGTCCTGCGTGGTCGGCTTGGACTCGTCGTAGTCGATCTTCATGTCGGTATGATGCGGCTGATCACGCTTGCCTCGATCATCCGTATGGTACACGTCGATGTGCCGCCCGATCGGACTGTCCGAGTCGTGTGGCTTGCTTGCCTTCCAGAAGCCCATGGGCTTCTCCTTTTCAAAAGAACGACGTTAAACGGCCAAACGTCCTTTCCATAATATAGAATTAATCTTTTAAAAATCAATCCCCCTAGCAAACAAAAAACACCACATTGCGTGGTGCTTTTTGTTTCTCTCAAACCGAGATGACTGAGCTGTTCAGTGTTTTAGAAAACCAATACCTAACTATGTTTGCTGAGGCCGAGTGACAAAATAAAGCGAAATGCTTACGAGTCTATATGCCTGAAAGATAGCTAGAATCTAACGAAATAGATACGACCTGCCTGCCGTCAGGCAGGGATACTGGCTTTCTGAAGCCCTGAAAGTGAGAGGTGGTGAGCTCTACTGCTCAGTGTGGTAATACTATCATATTTCGCTAAAAAAGTCAATACCCTCTCATGTATGCGTTCTACTCACTCTCTCCGCCAATACCAAGCAAGAACTTAAATCTCTTTATATCCTTGGCCTTTATTTTTATGCCGTCTTTTGTCGAAATGACGAGCACTCTTTTCCAAATCCATATTCGCATGTAGTAATCGGAGATTTTTTTAGGGAGAAGAAATTGTGAAACACGACGCTCGTTCAACCCCTCTTCTATTTCTGTGGAAAAGAAGCTGCCATTTCCTATTCCCATCTCGGCAAAAAGATACTTCATAGCAATCTATCGAGAAACCTCTTTTAGGACATTATTCTCTATACGGAACATTCGAGAGACCCCAACCGAAGGGTCAGCAGTCATAGGCTCTCCAGGCTTTCGGTCTGCGTAATTCACGATAATAACGCCGTCGCGCAATTCAGTTGTTTGCGGTGCGATGCGATCACCTAATAAGAGAGCATTCGTGCCCACGTAACCACTCTCGAAACCACGGGCAACGGCGATGTAGTAAAAGGTACCCGTGCCGCCAGGCTGCTGCGCCAAGATGAACGCGACATCCGCGATGCCGTCGCCTGACATGTCCCCCGTCACTTCGTTGCCAAACTCTTGTGTAATAACGCCATCAGATTCCGCGGCACCATCTACTAATTGCACGCGCGTACCTTCTATAACATACGCCGCATTTCCGTAATCACTCGCATATCCAGGAATGGTGTCCCCTTTTTGCCATAGTAACCAACCACCGCACATAACAACAATAAGAAGAATGATATAACGCATACCCAATACTACCATACGTTTAACGATGCGCCGCTCCCACCGCTTCATGAATGTGCGCGTATCCGTCTCGCTTTAAGAGGCGCACTAATCCTTTATTAATCTCTCCAATCCGCTGTGGGCCGAAGTAGACCATGCCCGTGATCATCTGCACGAGCGATGCGCCAAGGCGGATTTTTTCATACGCATCCTCTGCGGTAAATATACCGCCGCATCCAATGATGATAAAACGCTTGCCGTAATGTTGCGCCACGTGGCTAATCAACGCGTTTGCCCCCTCGCGCGTTGGCGCACCGCTGAAATTACCCTTGCCCGCACTCGCGACTTCCTGCGGATCAAGGCGCGGGTTACTGCGATCCTTCACCAGATTCGAAAACACAAACCCGCGAATAAACATAAACGGCTCTGCAACCGCAACCAGTGCATCTATTTCTTCGCGCGTGCGCTCAAGTGGCATTTTTATGAACACTGGGCGCGAGAGAGGAAGAGCGGAGAGTGCAGAGAGAATGCGTGCCAATCCTTCGGGCGTATCAGGGCGCTCTTGAAACGACGTCACGTGAATAAGGTTCGGACAGCTAATGTTTAATTCAAAATAGGAGAAGAGAGGATGCTCAATCGCCTTTTGAAAACCGCTCACGATGTCCGCTACCACCGCATCAAATGAAGGGTAGGGGCGATTCGTGGAACCAATGCTTATCCCCACTGGCCCCCGAGCATGTAGCGGCACCTGAGAAAGGATGTGCTCCACACCGGCGTTCTTAAACCCCTTGTTCACTAACAGGGCCTGCGAGCGAGGCAGGCGGCCTAGCATGGGGCGCGGGTTACCCTCATAGGGAAGATGGGTGACCGTGCCAATGGTATGAAACCCAAATCCCACGCTTGGGATAATATGAATAAGTCGCCCGTTGTAATCAAAACCAGCAGCCAGCCCAACAGGATTTTGGAAAGAGATGCCTGCGACCTCGGTCTGTAGACTCGGGTGCGCGAAAGAGAGAAACGCACCCGCGATGCCGCGCGTGAACGAAAAGCGCCCAAACCACTCCCCCATGGTAAGCGCCCACTCATGCACGAGATCTGCCGGAAACAAAAACAGAATAGGTTTTACAATGTGGCGGTAAAGGACGCCAATCGCGAATGCCATGCCTCCCAACTGTACGCCTCTTAGAAATCCCCTGCAAGCTACTTTCCGCTCGAACCAAAGCCATTCGCACCACGTTTAGTTGCGGAAAGGGAGGCAACTTTTTTAAGAGAAACATGCTCCACTTTTTGTATAAGCATCTGCGCTACTTTATGTCCGGCTTCGAGCGTTACGGCTTTCGTGCCAAGGTTGATGATCCCCACCTGTACTTCACCCCGATAGCCAGAATCAATCACGCCGCCCATCACCTTGAGCCCATGCTTTGTTGCGAGTCCGCTTTTGTCCCAAATAAGCCCCACTGTACCCCGTGGAAGCGCCATTGCGATCCCCGTAGGCACCACCACAAGCTGTTTTGGTTTTATCACCACGCGCGTAACCGTATAGAGATCCATGCCCGCATCACCGCTGTTAGCATAGCTGGGCATCATGGCGTCTGAGCGCAAAAGCTGAATATTGAGTTTCATAATGTGTGAGGTTACTTCTTTTGGTTTGGCATCTCACTAAAATCGTTTGCTATCCTACGAAAAGCACCTTTTCCTAAAATACCCTCCACAATGCGTGCTAATGGGAGATAGCGTCCAGAAAAATGTGCTTTCGCAAATTCGGCAAAAATATCAGACCGCTGCATATATACGCCCTGTGATTTCTCTACAAGCTCGTCAAGGAGCGCATTAAACTTTTTGCGCTCGAAATATCTTTCTTTCATTTCAACGGCTCCGTGTTGTTTCATTCCATCAATAAGACCCGCGGCGTATGCAGGCCATTTATCTTCGGACGGATATGCTGCTTTAATTGTTTCAAGCGTACGGATCGGATCCTCTACATATTCCGTTTCCTCTGCATACTCCTGCATCTGCTGCTGCGTCCAACCTAGACGCTGATGGTATGCATTCGCCAAATCATGCAATTCTTTCATAGCTTTATATTCTTCGCCAAAAAAGCCACGTTCCCCCAACATTGCCACCAGCTGTGATGCGCATTCTGTAACAATAGCCTCTTCAAGCTGAGCAAAGTACTCTTTTTCATCACCAAGCTCTACGGAAGAATCTTTTTGATCAATCATTTGAATGCCACTACGATAGAGAGCCCCCTCACCATCGGGTCGAATATAAAAAGATTTAAAGCCTTTTGCGTGAAAGAGCTCGTGTGCAAGGCTTCCACAGAAAGGAATTTTTGATGATCGCTTCTCTACGCCAACATGGAGAGAAAGGGGTTTATGGATACCATCACGAAGCTTTCCCCGTGTAAGTTCAAATACAGCGCCCGGCTTAAGAATGTGTATATTTTCTATCGGCAAATGCTTCGCCGCGCCTCCATATAGTACAGCGATCTCATCTACTAGTCCTTGAACCTCCCTTATAACTGCGAGATCTTCCGGCGTCTTTTCCAGCTCAAATGGCGCGAAGGCTTCGGGGGGATTTGAAAAAAGATTTTGGAGAAATTCAGAAACCTCTTCTTTATCTTTTTCGCTCCCGCCGACGATGTGCTCAAAGTGAGTTTTTTCTCCCATGTTTTTATAGTCCGTTTATCTGTGCCATTGTACCAAGAAAATGCGCGTAGCGCTCGCCTGCCTCGTGCACTGCAGTTTTTACTTTTGCAGAAGGTTTATCAAAAAAGTGTAGTGAAATCTGCACCGCATCTTTTACGATCGCCCGCTTCCATGTGCCCAGCACTTGCCCATCAACCACGATAATAGGTTGCAACATGCCATTGGCGCCTGGGTTAATGTGGTGCGCATGCAATGCCTCCAGCGAAGCACTACGGTCGCGGTAGGCAACAAAAAATTCATCAAACGCCGGAAGGAGAAATGCGGTGCCCGTTACCTTAGGAACGGCTCGCTGTGGCGCCATCCAATAGGTTGCGCCTTCAACCTCTACACTCGCCAGCGCTTTCCCCGCGTGCGCAATCCCCGCACGAACATCTTTCAGAGCAAGCCCCGACCACCATGCGAGATCCTTTTCTTGCGCAGGACCGTGGCTGGTAAAGTAGCGAATCGCCAATTCACGCAATGCGTCATCTCGCTCGCGCGGCTTTCCTTTGCGAGGCACCCATTCATCTAACAGCACCAGCGTTTGTTGCTTGCCTCGTCGCGGACCAAAACAGAGCAGTTGCTCATGCGCTAAGCGCCCAATGATGTGTAAACCCAAACTTGCTCGCCTTGCAGGAATACCCGCCGCCTCGAGAATGGCGTAGAGTTCTTCGCGCACCAGCGCCTTACCGCCCTTCAGCGCTTTTTCAAAAAGCATTCTGCTTTTGTCATAGGTTGCCGTGGTAATCCCGTGAAAACGCATGCGGTGCCCATAGGCGGAGAGGACGCGGGGAGTCATGAGATCGAGCATCCAGCGCACGTCTTCCCGCGCAACAAAGTGAAGCGTGGAACGCATAGGCCACGTACGCACAATGCTCCCCTCTGCAAGTGCATCAAGAATAGTCTGTTCGTTCGCACGTTTCATGCGCAAACCCACAGCCCAGAACGCGCTGGGGAGATCTTGCGCCTGTACGGCACCCAAGTGGTGCACCACGTCTTTAGGCTTATGAAATGGCGCACTCCCGATGTGCTGGTTCTGCAACCGAATGAGTGCAATGTCAGAAATATCCATTAGGCAGACATTGAGCCGGCGAGTTTCTGTGCTAGCTCCTTTTGAATCTTCTCGCGAGCTTCTTTCAAAAGCGCCACAACCACGGTTGACTGCGTGCGCGCATCAAGTTGGTCATTGAGCGCAAGATGAGTTACTTCGAAATCACCTCGCATAGAAAGCTTCACGCCACGTCGCTCCACCACAACAACGTGCTTTTTGATTTCTTCCTGCATCTTTCGCAACTCCATGATTTGTTTCAGTTGGTCAAACATAGAAAAGCACTATACCGCACCCCTGCGCCGACCCGCAACCACTACTGCTGATATGCTTGGTATGAAATCGAGATGCCCAAACGTTCGCACGAAGTGATGTAGGTGTCTATAGCACGCGCAATCTGCTTGGAATCAGCCGCGTTCCGTTTCGCACTCGCCAGTTGCACACTCAGCGTTTCTAAACTCGCAAAGCGCTCCACAACACGTAGCGTCCTTTCTGGAAGTGAGGCGGTGAAGCGCATCATGGCCATTTGCATCTTTGCAGCAATGGGAACGCCATTCACCTTCTTGCGCACCTGTTCTATGCGCTTTGCTGGGTGTGCGTCTTGTATGCCCCACTCCCGCATCTGCGCATGCTCTTCGGCAGTTAGCGCATCGTTTACCGCGCGCTCTAAGCCTTCACGAAAACGGAGGAACGTACGCACGGCAGTATGCTCTTCATCAACGGAATATTCCCACATGCCCGTAGGGTCATAGACACGCCCACGAATTGCGGTGTCACTCTCACGAAAATGTTCCGCCGCATCAATGGCGCCGATGATATCAGTGAAGCTGGGAGGCATGGGCGCGGGTGCTTCACCGCGCGCACGCAGTGTTTCTATCTCTTCTGTGGAGTATCCCACATTGCGATATACCGAAAGCGGATGCGTGTGGCCAATGACTGGCACCCCTTCACCGCGATCCATCAGCTCTTGAATAGTAGAGAAAGAAACACCACCCCACTCGCCACGGCCTTCTGCTACACGGGTTAGTTTTGTTTCCGTGCCTAAAAACATGCGTTCACCCATGTCATAGCGAAGCATGGTGCGGATTTGTGCTTCAGTCACCACATCGGCGCTTGCTCGTTCACTGTGCGTTGTTGTTTCTGCAGAAGATTCTTCATGTGCGTGGCCCGTGTATGCCTTTGATTCCGCGCTTTCCGCGCCTTGCGCCGTTGCCACACCAAGCATGCCCATTACCGCGGCGCGACGAAGCACATCCAACACCGGACGAATATCTTTTTTCTCTTTCTGCGGAAGCGGCATGCCCTCTTTCATGCATGCAGTATACCGCGTTCGCGTCCGCGCACACAATAAAAATCCCAGAGTGGAGGCCGCGCCCCACCCTGGGAAGAAGAACTACGTGCTACTTGCCGGACCCACCAGAGGAACCTTCGGAAATCTTGCGGGTTCCGGACGAGTCGGTCTTCCAGAGGCTCCCGTCCTTGTGCTCCGTGACGTGACCACTCGGAGTGCCGTGGTACGCACGAGTGTTCGCCTCGGGATCCGATGTGCGCGAGACACGCACCTCGGACTCCGCCACCACGTTCTTGTTGTTCCCCTGCCAGTATTTCACGTCGGCTCGTTCGGTTCTGTCCTGTTTTCCCACGTTAGCCTCCTTGGCTAGTGATTGTGTAACGTCCACGCAAGGCGCCAAACGTTCGGCTACCTCGCAGAATGTTTGCGAAACTTTGCTCTGTGATCACGAAAGAAATGAGGTCTTTGCGTGATGCGTGCTGCTGTTCCAGTAATGCGCACCTTCGCAACAGTGCGGCCGCATTTTTATTCTCTTTGCAGACGTCAAACCTAACGCTTTCTGCTCGAAGATAACGAAATGCGTACTCCACCGCCGCAACCGTTGCAAGGATGCCGTAACCAGCGTGACGGAATTGAGTATCAATGAAGACAGAAACGAGAAGCTGAGTGCGGTCGCCATCCTCGTAGATGATCGCCGTCCCGCAAGGTACGCCGGTACCCGTACTGCACAAAAACTGCTCTTTACGATCGCACTCAAAGTCATGCGCCAATTCTCGTGCGAAGACCTCAGATGAGACGGCGTACTTACGGTGCGTAACAAAACGTACGAAGTCGTCTTGGTTTCTCCACGCCAGCAGCTGCTCAAAATGCGCCACAGAGACGGGAGACAACGAGATTACAAAACTCATACAAGCCTCCCCTTGGTTTGCATAATACGGATGATCACATATACTGTCAACATCATTCCACCCATGCAAATCGCCACATCTCAAACACTTCGTGCATTCTTTA of the Candidatus Paceibacterota bacterium genome contains:
- a CDS encoding DUF3977 family protein, whose product is MKYLFAEMGIGNGSFFSTEIEEGLNERRVSQFLLPKKISDYYMRIWIWKRVLVISTKDGIKIKAKDIKRFKFLLGIGGESE
- a CDS encoding quinone-dependent dihydroorotate dehydrogenase, which translates into the protein MAFAIGVLYRHIVKPILFLFPADLVHEWALTMGEWFGRFSFTRGIAGAFLSFAHPSLQTEVAGISFQNPVGLAAGFDYNGRLIHIIPSVGFGFHTIGTVTHLPYEGNPRPMLGRLPRSQALLVNKGFKNAGVEHILSQVPLHARGPVGISIGSTNRPYPSFDAVVADIVSGFQKAIEHPLFSYFELNISCPNLIHVTSFQERPDTPEGLARILSALSALPLSRPVFIKMPLERTREEIDALVAVAEPFMFIRGFVFSNLVKDRSNPRLDPQEVASAGKGNFSGAPTREGANALISHVAQHYGKRFIIIGCGGIFTAEDAYEKIRLGASLVQMITGMVYFGPQRIGEINKGLVRLLKRDGYAHIHEAVGAAHR
- the dut gene encoding dUTP diphosphatase, with amino-acid sequence MKLNIQLLRSDAMMPSYANSGDAGMDLYTVTRVVIKPKQLVVVPTGIAMALPRGTVGLIWDKSGLATKHGLKVMGGVIDSGYRGEVQVGIINLGTKAVTLEAGHKVAQMLIQKVEHVSLKKVASLSATKRGANGFGSSGK
- a CDS encoding winged helix DNA-binding domain-containing protein, giving the protein MDISDIALIRLQNQHIGSAPFHKPKDVVHHLGAVQAQDLPSAFWAVGLRMKRANEQTILDALAEGSIVRTWPMRSTLHFVAREDVRWMLDLMTPRVLSAYGHRMRFHGITTATYDKSRMLFEKALKGGKALVREELYAILEAAGIPARRASLGLHIIGRLAHEQLLCFGPRRGKQQTLVLLDEWVPRKGKPRERDDALRELAIRYFTSHGPAQEKDLAWWSGLALKDVRAGIAHAGKALASVEVEGATYWMAPQRAVPKVTGTAFLLPAFDEFFVAYRDRSASLEALHAHHINPGANGMLQPIIVVDGQVLGTWKRAIVKDAVQISLHFFDKPSAKVKTAVHEAGERYAHFLGTMAQINGL
- a CDS encoding YbaB/EbfC family nucleoid-associated protein, with the protein product MFDQLKQIMELRKMQEEIKKHVVVVERRGVKLSMRGDFEVTHLALNDQLDARTQSTVVVALLKEAREKIQKELAQKLAGSMSA
- a CDS encoding GNAT family N-acetyltransferase, with the protein product MSFVISLSPVSVAHFEQLLAWRNQDDFVRFVTHRKYAVSSEVFARELAHDFECDRKEQFLCSTGTGVPCGTAIIYEDGDRTQLLVSVFIDTQFRHAGYGILATVAAVEYAFRYLRAESVRFDVCKENKNAAALLRRCALLEQQHASRKDLISFVITEQSFANILRGSRTFGALRGRYTITSQGG